One Labrus mixtus chromosome 22, fLabMix1.1, whole genome shotgun sequence genomic window carries:
- the copg2 gene encoding coatomer subunit gamma-2 has translation MIKKFDKKDEESGSGSNPFQHLEKSAVLQEARIFNETPINPRRCLHILTKIIYLLNQGEHFGTTEATEAFFAMTRLFQSNDQTLRRMCYLTIKEMANISEDVIIVTSSLTKDMTGKEDVYRGPAIRALCRITDTTMLQAIERYMKQAIVDKVPSVSSSALVSSLHMVKMSYDVVKRWVNEAQEAASSDNVMVQYHALGLLYHLRKNDRLAVTKMLNKFTKSGLKSPFAYCMLIRIASKLLDETEAGHDSPLFDFIESCLRNKNEMVVYEAASAIVHMPNCTARELAPAVSVLQLFCSSPKAALRYAAVRTLNKVAMKHPSAVTACNLDLENLITDSNRSIATLAITTLLKTGSESSVDRLMKQISSFVSEISDEFKVVVVQAISALCQKYPRKHSVMMNFLSNMLRDDGGFEYKRAIVDCIISIIEENPESKETGLAHLCEFIEDCEHTVLATKILHLLGKEGPRTPQPSKYIRFIFNRVVLESEAVRAAAVSALAKFGAQNDDLLPSVLVLMQRCMMDSDDEVRDRATFYMNVLQQKQKALNAAYIFNGLSVSIPGLEKSLHQYTLEPSEKPFDMKSVPLATTPLTEQKTEITPIATSKLPEKLAPSRQDIYQEQLAAIPEFQNLGPLFKSSDQVQLTEAETEYVVRCVKHTFARHMVFQFDCTNTLNDQLLQKVVVQMEPSESYEVVHYVPALNLPYSQPGSCYTLVHLPDDDPTAVSCTFSCTMKYLVKDCDPNTGEPDDDGYDDEYVLEDLEVTVADHIQKVLKPNFAAAWDEVGDEFEKEETFALASVRTLDEAVGNIISFLGMQPCERSDKVPENKNSHVLFLAGVFRGGHDVLVRARLALADGVTMQVTVRSSEETVVDVILASVG, from the exons atgattaaaaagtTCGACAAGAAGGACGAGGAGTCTG GAAGTGGATCAAACCCTTTCCAGCATCTGGAGAAGAGTGCTGTGCTGCAGGAG GCACGTATCTTTAATGAGACTCCAATCAACCCGAGAAGATGCCTCCACATCCTCACAAAGATTATCTACCTTCTCAACCAG GGGGAGCATTTTGGGACCACGGAGGCTACAGAGGCCTTCTTTGCGATGACCAGGCTCTTCCAGTCAAATGAT CAAACCCTAAGAAGGATGTGCTACCTGACCATCAAAGAGATGGCCAACATCTCGGAGGATGTCATCATTGTCACTAGCAG CCTGACCAAAGACATGACGGGGAAGGAGGATGTGTACCGAGGACCTGCTATCAGAGCCCTCTGCAGGATTACAGAT ACCACCATGCTGCAGGCCATTGAGAGATACATGAAGCAGGCTATTGTTGACAAGGTGCCCAGTGTGTCCAGTTCAGCCCTGGTCTCCTCACTG CACATGGTGAAGATGAGCTACGACGTGGTGAAGCGTTGGGTGAATGAAGCTCAGGAGGCTGCTTCCAGTGACAACGTCATGGTCCAG TACCATGCTCTGGGCCTGTTGTATCACCTCAGAAAGAATGACCGTCTGGCCGTCACAAAGATGCTCAACAAGTTCACCAAGTCTGGTCTCAAGTCTCCGTTCGCCTACTGCATGCTGATCAGGATCGCGAGCAAACTGCTGGATGAGacagaagcagg tcacGACAGCCCCTTGTTTGACTTCATCGAGAGCTGCCTGAGGAACAAGAATGAGATGGTGGTGTATGAGGCGGCCTCTGCCATCGTCCACATGCCCAACTGTACTGCAAGGGAGCTGGCCCCTGCTGTGTCTG TGCTGCAGCTCTTCTGCAGCTCCCCTAAAGCAGCCCTGAGATACGCTGCAGTCAGGACCCTCAACAAG GTGGCCATGAAGCACCCGTCTGCTGTGACTGCCTGCAACTTGGACCTGGAGAACCTTATCACCGACTCCAACCGCAGCATCGCCACGCTGGCCATCACCACTCTGCTGAAGACCGGCAGCGAGAGCAGCGTGGACCGCCTCATGAAGCAGATCTCCTCGTTTGTTTCTGAGATCTCAGACGAGTTCAAG GTGGTGGTGGTCCAGGCCATCAGTGCTCTGTGCCAGAAGTATCCCAGGAAGCACAGCGTCATGATGAACTTCTTGTCCAACATGCTTAGAGATGAT GGTGGTTTTGAGTACAAGCGGGCCATAGTGGActgcatcatcagcatcatcgaGGAGAACCCCGAGAGTAAGGAGACGGGCTTGGCCCACCTGTGTGAATTTATTGAGGACTGTGAGCACACAGTGCTGGCCACAAAGATCCTGCATCTGTTGGGCAAAGAGGGTCCACGCACCCCCCAACCCTCCAAGTACATCCGCTTCATCTTCAACCGAGTGGTGCTGGAGAGCGAGGCAGTCCGTGCAG CCGCAGTCAGCGCTTTGGCTAAATTTGGAGCTCAGAATGACGATCTGCTGCCGAGCGTCCTGGTTCTCATGCAgag GTGCATGATGGACAGCGATGATGAAGTGCGAGACAGAGCTACTTTCTACATGAACGTCctgcagcagaagcagaagGCTCTGAATGCTGCCTACATCTTCAacg GTCTCTCTGTTTCCATTCCCGGCCTGGAGAAGTCCCTCCACCAGTACACTCTGGAGCCCTCAGAGAAACCTTTCGACATGAAGAGCGTCCCTCTGGCCACCACTCCTttaacagaacagaaaacag aAATCACCCCTATTGCCACAAGCAAACTGCCAGAAAAGTTGGCCCCCTCACGCCAGGACATTTATCAGG AACAACTGGCGGCGATCCCGGAGTTTCAGAATCTGGGCCCGCTCTTCAAGTCCTCTGATCAGGTGCAGCTGACGGAGGCTGAGACAGAATATGTGGTGCGCTGCGTCAAACACACCTTTGCGAGGCACATGGTGTTCCAGTTCGACTGCACGAACACTCTGAATGACCAGCTTCTGCAGAAG GTTGTAGTACAGATGGAGCCGTCAGAGTCCTATGAGGTTGTACACTACGTCCCTGCCCTCAACCTCCCCTACAGTCAGCCCGGTTCCTGCTACACCCTGGTCCACCTTCCAGATGACGACCCCACCGCTG TGTCTTGCACGTTCAGTTGTACTATGAAGTACCTGGTCAAAGACTGCGACCCAAACACAGGAGAGCCTGACGATGACGGATACGACGATGAATATGTG CTGGAAGACCTGGAGGTGACAGTGGCAGACCACATCCAGAAGGTTCTGAAACCAAACTTTGCCGCAGCATGGGACGAAGTGGGCGATGAATTTGAGAAGGAAGAGACGTTCGCCCTGGCGTCTGTACGGACCTTAGACG AGGCGGTGGGTAACATCATCAGCTTTCTGGGAATGCAGCCATGTGAGCGCTCA
- the ucn3l gene encoding urocortin 3, like — MLSSLKTLLLLSVLCTPTSSLCLRLYQTRSDLLCDDQLSLGVRSDEDEPPGFSPMNGWRSLLQTAEYLASSSSSSLESSREKRTSSPANYRFMSRTKLRGQMLRNSSKGDRRSRLTLSLDVPTNIMNVLFDVAKAKNLRAKAAENARLLAQIGRRK, encoded by the coding sequence ATGCTGTCCTCCCTGAAGACCCTCCTGCTGCTCTCGGTCCTGTGCACACCGACCTCAAGCCTGTGCCTCCGCCTCTACCAAACCCGATCAGACCTCCTGTGCGACGACCAGCTGTCTCTCGGTGTCCGGAGTGATGAGGATGAGCCTCCCGGTTTCTCCCCCATGAACGGCTGGAGGTCCCTGCTGCAGACCGCGGAGTATCTcgcctcctcgtcctcttcgtCTTTGGAGTCCAGCCGGGAAAAAAGGACTTCAAGCCCCGCAAACTACCGCTTCATGAGCCGGACCAAGCTCAGAGGGCAGATGCTACGGAACAGCAGCAAGGGGGACCGGAGAAGCAGGCTGACCCTGTCCCTGGACGTCCCCACCAACATCATGAACGTGCTCTTTGACGTGGCCAAAGCCAAAAATTTGCGCGCAAAAGCAGCGGAGAACGCGCGCCTTCTGGCTCAGATCGGACGGAGAAAGTGA